Proteins from a genomic interval of Rosa chinensis cultivar Old Blush chromosome 2, RchiOBHm-V2, whole genome shotgun sequence:
- the LOC112183918 gene encoding uncharacterized protein LOC112183918, with protein sequence MEQSRDRAAGGSVNSPPWFDGGCEKYNQWKIYMKSYMYAQDEHVWNIVENCWKTPTVPAKGEGLSAILPKPRKDWTEEEVRDLQADFKIKNNIFTTLSEREKLRISHCDTAKQAWDLLQTTYEGNKKVTIIEDSFDIDDYPLDELIGNLKTYELRLKLEKKSKGMAFKAAKGTEEEDESLDLALLTKEFKKFLRNKSSSRNFNAPKKNFVSSASNDNNVKSGKGNFKGSNSGKIKCYECGGYGHISTDCGNRKHGNSNNKSLLPTWSDDEHQEVENVAFVSSLSHKSESDEGFSDDETTVRCKQLYKSSKATLLKNPSLEDEVVILKAEKEKLELMWRTSQTTWEQERNKFTDELHNSPSNKSPQTWKTKRAELKNKVKILELEEELNSTQEKFTKFEISSGIASKLFSSGKAHHDTFGLGYSGEGSKSTCFMRETNQVVEKDISSSHIEATCLVALTALADKRKDFWYVDSGCSRHMTGDKAWFTLFQDESTTSSVTFGDGRKAKILARGTVNAPGIPNLKNFLYVEGLTANLISVSHLADDYEDVWFNKQRCVVLDKNGENIIGGKRSLDNCYHIQANESLNVQACFSVRSTEETFEIWHRRLGHVNYQDLLKLSTKQCIRGLPALSGRTDKICGGCKTRKQTKSPHQALNSTTTTRVLELLHMDLMGPAQTESLGGLSQRMIIEKQSTNMCLVRVRSDNGAEFKNATFANYFHELGVSHEFSAPITPQQNGIVERKNRAEAISTACYTINRVFLRPGTKQTAYELWKGKKPNIGHFRVFGSSCYILRDREQLGKFDARSDDGIFLGYSINSRAYRVYNKRTRIVMESINVSIDDHYIRQEEVFAETSSSPSLESGDTSVTDEKEENVDSIFELAPQMRRGFKQV encoded by the exons AGTCCTCCATGGTTTGATGGCGGCTGTGAAAAATATAATCAATGgaaaatatacatgaaatcatacATGTATGCACAAGATGAGCATGTATGGAATATAGTGGAAAATTGCTGGAAGACACCTACAGTTCCAGCTAAAGGTGAGGGTTTATCTGCTATTCTTCCTAAACCACGGAAGGATTGGACTGAAGAGGAAGTACGTGATCTTCAAGCTGACTTCAAAATAAAGAATAACATCTTTACTACTCTCTCTGAACGTGAAAAGCTGAGGATTAGTCATTGTGATACCGCAAAGCAAGCTTGGGATCTGCTACAGACTACAtatgaaggaaacaaaaag GTCACGATTATTGAGGATTCTTTTGACATTGATGACTATCCACTAGATGAACTTATTGGAAATCTAAAAACTTATGAACTGAGGCTGAAACTTGAAAAGAAATCCAAAGGTATGGCCTTCAAGGCTGCAAAAGGgacagaagaggaagatgaatcaCTTGATCTTGCTCTTCTGACTAAAGAGTTCAAAAAGTTCCTTAGAAATAAGTCCTCTTCTCGAAATTTCAATGCTCCCAAGAAAAACTTTGTTAGTAGTGCTAGCAATGATAACAATGTTAAGAGTGGGAAAGGAAATTTTAAAGGAAGTAATTCTGGAAAAATAAAATGCTATGAATGTGGTGGCTATGGCCATATTTCTACTGATTGTGGTAacaggaagcatggaaatagcAATAACAAATCTCTTCTCCCAACATGGAGTGATGATGAACATCAAGAGGTCGAAAATGTAGCTTTCGTGTCATCTCTCTCACACAAATCTGAAAGTGATGAAGGATTCTCAGATGACGAGACTACTGTCCGTTGCAAACAACTCTATAAATCATCAAAAGCCACATTGCTAAAAAATCCAAGTTTGGAAGATGAAGTTGTGATATTGAAGGCTGAGAAGGAGAAGTTGGAGCTTATGTGGAGGACTTCTCAAACCACATGGGAACAAGAAAGAAACAAGTTCACAGACGAGTTACATAACTCACCAAGCAACAAAAGTCCTCAGACTTGGAAGACTAAACGTGCTGAACTGAAGAACAAAGTCAAGATACTTGAACTTGAG GAAGAACTGAATTCCACTCAAGAGAAGTTCACAAAGTTTGAGATAAGCTCTGGAATTGCATCAAAGTTATTCAGTTCAGGAAAAGCCCATCATGATACATTCGGACTTGGATATTCTGGAGAAGGGTCCAAAAGTACATGTTTTATGAGAGAAACTAATCAAGTAGTAGAGAAAG atatttcttcatcaCATATTGAAGCAACCTGCCTGGTAGCACTTACTGCCTTGGCAGACAAACGAAAGGATTTCTGGTATGTTGATAGTGGTTGCTCCAGACACATGACTGGGGATAAAGCTTGGTTTACCTTGTTTCAAGATGAAAGCACTACTAGCTCAGTTACTTTTGGTGATGGGAGAAAAGCTAAAATTCTTGCACGAGGAACTGTCAATGCTCCTGGAATTCCTAATCTCAAAAATTTCTTGTATGTTGAAGGTTTAACTGCTAATCTGATAAGTGTCAGTCACTTGGCTGATGATTATGAGGATGTTTGGTTCAACAAGCAAAGATGTGTGGTCCTCGATAAAAATGGTGAAAATATTATTGGAGGTAAGAGATCATTAGATAATTGTTATCACATTCAAGCTAACGAATCTCTGAATGTACAAGCTTGCTTCTCTGTAAGATCTACTGAAGAGACCTTTGAAATATGGCACAGAAGATTGGGACATGTGAACTATCAGGATCTACTCAAACTATCCACCAAGCAGTGTATCAGGGGTCTACCAGCTCTAAGTGGTAGGACTGATAAGATATGTGGAGGATGCAAGACTAGAAAGCAAACCAAGTCTCCCCATCAGGCATTAAACTCTACAACTACCACAAGAGTGCTGGAACTGCTACATATGGATCTTATGGGACCAGCTCAAACAGAGAGCCTTGGAG GATTAAGCCAGAGAAtgataattgaaaaacagtCCACAAATATGTGCTTAGTAAGAGTGAGGTCTGATAATGGCGCTGAATTCAAAAATGCTACTTTTGCTAACTATTTCCATGAGTTAGGTGTTTCTCATGAATTTTCAGCTCCCATTACTCCACAGCAAAATGGAATAGTTGAGCGCAAAAATAGA GCTGAGGCTATTAGTACTGCATGTTACACCATCAATAGAGTCTTCTTGAGACCTGGAACTAAACAAACAGCTTATGAGCTGTGGAAGGGTAAGAAACCAAACATAGGTCACTTTCGTGTGTTTGGAAGCTCTTGCTATATCTTGAGAGATCGAGAGCAACTGGGCAAATTTGATGCACGAAGTGATGATGGTATTTTCCTTGGGTACTCTATTAATAGTCGAGCATATAGAGTTTATAACAAACGAACTAGGATTGTTATGGAATCTATTAACGTGTCTATTGATGATCATTACATTAGACAGGAGGAAGTTTTTGCAGAAACATCATCTTCTCCCAGTTTAGAGTCTGGAGACACATCAGTTACTGATGAAAAGGAAGAGAATGTTGACAGCATCTTCGAGCTAGCTCCTCAAATGAGAAGGGGGTTCAAGCAAGTCTAA